Below is a window of Desulfarculaceae bacterium DNA.
CTCTTATAAATAAAAAGGGCGGGGACCAGCCCCACCCTTGCAAACCCGGCTTCTTCTCTTAATCACAGAAACAGACGGTCATTGCGAGCAGCGGCGGCCCCAGAGGCAGATAAGGAAAGGCCGCCCCTCCCGCCGCTGCGTGGCAATCTTCCCTGGTGCCCGGCATCCCGCAGCATGTCTTTTCCGGGGTGGCCCAGACAGCTCGCTGTCTGGGTGCCGCAGGCACAAGAGGTCCGGCGCACCGTCCCGCCTGCTCCAACCCGCCCTTTGCAAACAGAGATTGCCGCGTCGCGGCAAGGCCGCTCCTCGCAATGACAACCTATGTGTTTGCGAAATGATTTTCTCTGCTGCCGCCTGACAGCTTGCTGTCGGGGCCGCGAAGCGGCGAGCCCCCCTACTTCCGCGCCACGTCGAAGTCCATCTCCCCGGACACCGTCTCCAGGGTGCGCGAGCGCACCGAGCGGAAACCCGCCGCCAGCATAGCCGAGGCGATCTGCCCCTGCGCGAAGTTGACCCCCTCGTCCGAGTTCAGCTGCCAGGCCAGCATGGACAGCACCATCTCTGCGGGCTTGGTGCCCTCGTGGGTGAGGCCCTCCTGCAACACGGCCAGCACCCCGCCGGGGTTCAGGGCCTTAAGCGCCTTGGCCATTAGCTCCTCCAGGCGCTCGCCGCAGAAGTTCAGGGAGGCGCAGGCCCAGATCAGGTCATAGCCATCCCCGATGGGGTCGCTCATGTAGTCGCCGCCCATAAACTCGATGCGCCCGCCCAGGCCATACTCCTCGATGTAGCGGCGGGCCTGCTCCCCCATGGCCGGGCGGTCGAAGACCACCCCGGTCATGCTGGGATGGGCCCCGACCATGGCGATGCAAAGCATGCCCGGCCCGCCGCCCAGGTCCAGCATTTTCTGGAAAGACGCGAACTCGGGCAGCTCCCGGACCAGCCCCAAGACGAACTGGGCCCGTCCCGCCCGGGCCGAGTTGGCCATGCCCTCGGCCATGGCCGACCAGTCGACCTCGCCAGCGGGCCCGGCGCCCTCCGCCGGGGCGGGTGGGCCCTCTTGCAGGCGCTGGGGCAGGCCGGCCAGGCCGTTGGTCACCATGCGGTGTGTGTTGATCAGGTGATCGCCCAGATAGGTGGGCTTGCCGGGCACCAGAAAGCGCGAGGCCTCGGGGCTGTTTTGGAACAGGCCGCCTTGCTTGCGCAGGATGTCGCCGGCGGCCAGGCCGTTCAGCAAGATGCTCGTGGCCCGAGGCTCCCAGCCCAGCCGCTCCGCCAGGGCGGCCGAGCCGCTTGGATTTTCCAGATGAGTGAAAAGGCCCACCTTGATGGCGGCCAGGATTAGCTCGGCCTTTATTGGCGCGAACACCGCGTCGTAAAGGCCGCGCGGGCTCTGTGCGATTGCTTCCAGGTTAACCATGTTGTCCCCCTGCCTGGTGTTGTCGGCTATGGGCGCGATTCGCGCGTCCAGGGGGCAGCTGGCGTCTTGGCTTGGATCAGTCCCACACCGCGAAAGACATCTGGTCATTCTCCGCGATGTCCTTCTTGATCAAGCGCCTGAGCTCCCGGGCCACCGGCCCCACCAGGCCGTTGTTCACCTCGTCGCCGTCCACCCGGGTCACGGGCAATACGTCCAAGGTGGTGCCGAAGAGCATCACCTCCTTGGCCGCGGTAAGCTCCTCCACCTTGATGTCGCAGCGCTCGATGCCCTTTAATTCGCCCGCCTCCACCAACCCCGTGGCCAGCTCGGCCGCGCGCTTGACCGTGGTGCCCTCCAGGATGTGCGTGGCCGGGGGCAGGCAGAGCACGTCGTCCTGGTCCACCAGGCCGAAGTTCTCGGTGGAGCCCTCGGCCAGATAGCCCTCCGGGTCCAGGCAAACCGCGAAGTCCCAACCCCGGGTGATGGCCTCGCGTTTCAAGAGCACGTTGGGCAGATAGTTGCAGGATTTCACCCCCGCGAAAAAGCCGCTCTTGGCCGGCACCGAGCTCACCCCCAGGTTCACCCCCTGCTCATAGGCCCCCTCGGGCAGCGGATGGGCCCGGCTGACCATGAGGTAGAGCCCCGGGTTGGGGCACTCGAAGGGGTTGGTGGTGAAGCCGCCCGGCCCGCGCGAGAGGAAGATCCGGAGCATGCAGTCGCGCTGCCCCCCGGCCATGACCACCGCCCGGGCCAGCCCGGCCAGCTCGCGGCGGCCCAGCGGCGGTTGCAGGTGGATGGCCGCGGCCGAACCCTCCAGGCGCTCCAAATGGCGCTCCAAAAGGTAGATGCGCCCGTTCACGCACTTGGTGGCCTCGAAAACCCCGTCGCCCCGGTGCACCAGGTGGTCGTCGATGGGCACGCTCATCAGCCAGGGGTCGGTTACGATGCCGCCCAGCCAGTTGGAGTACATGGCCAGGTAATCCGCCGCCCAGGGGCGCGGCAACGCCTTGAGGCGCTCCATGGCCTGAATATCATTCAGCTTCGGTGGGATGTGCTCTTTGCTCATGAAACCGACTCTACACCGTTGGGCCTTGGCACACAATACGCGCCGCTTTCCCACGCCTTGACAAAGCTTCTCACTTGGCTACAGTTACCTGTAATTTCCCCTATCTGCGGCGAGGAACAGAGTGACGGCAGCCAAGAAGAAGCCCTTTCCTCTCTCCCTGCTCCGGGACCTTTCGCGCACCATGAAAAAGGGCCTGGTCAAGAGCGCCGGGCGGGTGGACTTCGTGCGCCTGCTCAAGCACATCTCCGAAAGCGAGGCCGGCCGCCCCTGGCTGGACCGCTTCTCCCAGATGCCCGAGCACTGGGGCAAGGCCCCGGAGATCATAGAGCGGGCCGCCGAACTCACCCGGGCCCAACTCCTCGAGGAGGGCCGCGAGGTCGACGAGGAGGCCCTGGCGCGCAACCTGGAGTCCATCGGGGTGCGCTACGACCGCCAGCTGCACATCTACGGCGCTACGGCGGTGTGCACCCTGATGAACGGCTTCTTCTGGCAGCAGGATTCCACCAACTGCTTCACCTCGCCGGACCACCGCGAGATCGCCCACGTGGAGCTGCTCAAGCAGTACCGCGACCAGGGCCTGGGCGTGGTCTACCTCATCAACCACTCCTCGCACCTGGACGAGTTCCTCCTGGCCACGGTGATGGCCCAGCACGACCTGGGCCTGCCCCTGTTCGCGGCGGGCGACAACATGATGGCCATCAAATCCATCGCCAAGATCCTGTGGATCAGCTCCTACGTGGTGCGCCGCCGGGGGGCGGACCGGGCCTACATGGCCGCCCTGTACAACTACTGCCGGGCCGTGGCCGAGTGCGGCGAGCAGCAGGGCATCTTCCTGGAGGCCTGGGCCGGGGGCGCCCGCAGCCGCGACGGCTCTCTGCGCTACCCCCGCCGCCTGGTCACCCTGCGCGGGGCCCTGGCCGGGGACAAGGAAGTGGTCATCCAGCCGGTGGCCTGCTCCTTCGCGGCGGTGCCCGAAGACCTCTCCCTGGCCGCCCGCAAGGGGGCCATGGGCTGGGTGCGGGGCGTGGGCGTGCTGGGCACCCTGGCCCGCATGGTGGGCCATCCCCGCTCCTGGGTGTGGCGCAGCGTGCAAGACCTCTACGGCCGGGCCTACCTGACCCTGCCCCGGCCCCGCCTGCTTTCCGAGCTGAAGGAGGCCCACGCCGTCGACCGCCAGGGCCGGGAGCTGGACGAGTACGTGGCGCTGACCGCCATCAACGACATCGCCCGCTCCAAGAAGGTGATGGCTAGCCAGCTCACCGCCCGGGGCCTCATGCGGGCCCGCCGCCAGAAGCGCGGCGACCTGGTGGAGGCCACCCGGAGCGAGCTGGAGGGCCTGGCCGAGTACCACCGCGAGGCCTTCGGCCAGGAGCCGGACCTGGAGGACTTCATCCGCCAGAACCCGGTGGAAAAGGTGGTGGCCGACGGCCTGGGCACCCTCAAGCGGCGCGCGGTGGTCTGGCCCTTGATGCGCGACGAGAACAAGCTGCCCCTGGTGCGCAGCCCCAAGGGCCTGGGCTACTACGCCACCCACGGCGACCGGCGCATCTACTCGCCCACCGCCGACCAGAACGTGGTGGTGGCCGGGGCCGGGGACTGGGGCTTCGCCCTGGCCTGGCACCTGGGCTCGCACATGCTCGAAGCCAAGCGCTTTTTGAACGCCTCGCTGACCATCTACGACCCCCGCCGGGAGATCGTGGACCTACTGGCCTACGACCGCAGCCCCGAGGGCCGCTTCAGCGAGCAGCGCCTGCCCAAAAACGCCTTCGTCACCAGCGACCGCCCCAGCGCCTTCAAGAAAGCCTCCGAGGTGGTGGTGGCCACCCCGGCCTCCCACCTGGCCGACCAGCTGGGGGCCATCCTGGCCCACGCCGAGCAGGGGCTCAAGCTGGTGGTGGCCAGCCGGGGCCTGGCTCCGGGGCCGGAGCTGCCGGTGCTCCTGGCCCGGCGCATGGCCGCCCAGGCCGGGCGCAATGACGTGAGCATCTACGCCCTGGGCGGGGCGGTGGGCCCCGGCGACCTGATCCCCGGCCGCACCTCCCGCCTGGTCCTGGCCGGCCCGGCCCCGGGCCGCGCCGAGCTGGCCGAGCTTCTGGCCGCGCCTCCGGTGGAGGTCTATCAGGCCCCGGACGCGGTGGGGGTAAACCTGGCCGGAGTCCTGGCCCGGGTATACGGCCTGTGGGGCGGCTTCCTGCTCAAGACCGGCCGCCTGGCCCGGGCCTCGGCGGCCGGCTGCTATCTGGCCGACGCCTCGGCCGAGGCCATCGCCCTGTGCCGCGCCCTGGGGGGTTCGGCCGAAAGCTTCAGCGCGGCCAGCCCGGCCTGGTCCTCGGCCTTCGCGGCCAGCGGCCTGGGGGGCTCGGCGCGGGACTTCGGCCGCAAGCTGGGCAGCCTGGCCAAGCGGGGCAAGGAGCTGCCCGCCGCGGCGGCCAAGCTGGAGGAGCAGCTCACCGAGGAGGGCAACAGCCTCACCGCCTGGCGCGACCTGGCCCTGGCTACCCGCCTGGCCCGGCAAAACGGGGTGGAGATGCCCATCCTGGAGGAGGCCCACGCCACCCTGGTGGCCGAGAAGGCGGCAGACAAGGACAAGTAGCCGCCCACAGCCCCACGAAAAAACCGGGCCCCGGCATGTGCCGGAGCCCGGTCGCTTTTTGGGGGAGGGTGCCTGGCCTAGGCCAGATCGAAGCGGTCCAGGTTCATCACCTTGACCCAGGCGGCCACGAAGTCCTTGACGAACTTTTTCTCCGCGCCCTTGGCCGCGTAGACCTCGGCCACGGCCCTGAGCTGGGCGTTGGAGCCGAAGATCAGGTCCACCCTGGTGCCGGTCCACTTCAGCTTGCCGGTGGCCCGGTCGCGGCCCTCGAACACCTCGGCCTCCTCGGAGACCGGCTTCCACACGGTGCCCATGTCCAACAGGTTCACGAAGAAGTCGTTGGTCAGGGCCTCGGGCCGCTTGGTGAACACGCCGTGCTTGGTGTTCTTGAAGTTGGTCTTGAGCACCCGCATGCCGCCCAGGAGCACCGTCATCTCCGGGGCGGTCAGGGTAAGGAGCTGGGCCCGGTCGATCAAGAGCTCCTCGGCCGAAACGGCGTACTTGGCCTTCTCATAGTTGCGGAAGCCGTCCGCCTTGGGCTCCAACACCTTGAAGGCCTCCACGTCGGTCTGCTCCTGGCCGGCGTCGGTGCGCCCCGGCGCGAAGGGCACCTTGACCTTGTGCCCGGCGTTGGCCGCCGCCTGCTCGATGGCCGCGCAGCCGCCCAGCACGATCAGGTCGGCCAGGGACACCCGCTTGTTGCCGCTCTGGGCGTCATTGAACTCCTGCTGGATGCCTTCCAGCACCGAGAGCACCTTTTTCAGCCGGGCCGGCCCGTTCACCTGCCAGTTCTTCTGGGGCAGCAAGCGGAGACGCGCCCCATTGGCCCCGCCGCGCTTGTCCGAGCCCCGGAAGGTGGAGGCCGAGGCCCAGGCGGTGGTGACCAGCTGAGGGATGCTCAGGCCCGAGGCCAGGATCTTCTCCTTGAGCGCGGCCACGTCCTTGGCGCTGACCAGCTTGTGGTCCACCGGGGGCACCGGGTCCTGCCAGAGGAGGTCCTCCTGGGGCGCCTCGGGCCCCAGGTAACGCGAGCGGGGGCCCATGTCGCGGTGGGTCAGCTTGAACCAGGCCCGGGCGAATGCGTCGGCGAACTCCTCGGGATGGGTCAGGTAGTGCCGCGCGATGGGCTCGTAGATGGGATCGAACTTGAGCGACAGGTCGGCGGTGGTCATCATGGGGCGGCGCTTCTTGCTGGGGTCGTGGGCGTCCAGCACCATGTCCTGGTCTTCCACGTCCTTGGCCAGCCACTGGTTGGCCCCGGCCGGGCTCTTCACCAGCTCCCAGTCGTACTTGAACAGCACCTTGAGATAGCCCATGTCAAAGGTGGTGGGGTTGGGCTTCCAGGCCCCTTCGATGCCGCTGCTGATGGTGTCGCCGCCTTTGCCGCTGCCAAAGCTGCTCTTCCAGCCCAGGCCCTGTTCCTCCAGGCCCGCCGCCTCGGGCTCGGGGCCCACGTGGGCCGCGTCGCCCGCGCCGTGGCACTTGCCGAAGGTGTGGCCGCCTGCCACCAGGGCCACGGTCTCCTCGTCGTTCATGGCCATGCGCGCGAAGGTCTCGCGCACGTCGCGCCCCGAGGCCACCGGGTCCGGGTTGCCGTCCGGGCCCTCGGGGTTCACGTAGATCAGGCCCATCTGCACCGCGGCCAAGGGGTTCTCCAGGTCGCGGTCGCCGCTGTAGCGGCTCATGGGCTTGTCGCTGGTGGCCAGCCACTCATCCTCCGAGCCCCAATACACGTCCTCCTCGGGCTCCCAAAGGTCCTCGCGGCCCCCGGCGAAACCGAAGGTCTTGAAGCCCATGGACTCCAGGGCGCAGTTGCCCGCCAGAATCATCAGGTCGGCCCAGGAGATCCGGTCGCCGTACTTCTGCTTGATGGGCCAGAGCAGGCGGCGGGCCTTATCCAGGTTCACGTTGTCCGGCCAGCTGTTCAGGGGAGCCAGGCGCTGGTTGCCGCCCCCGGCCCCGCCCCGGCCGTCGCCCATGCGGTAGGTGCCCGCGCTGTGCCAGGCCATGCGGATGAACAGCGGGCCGTAGTGGCCCCAGTCCGCCGGCCACCAATCCTGGGAATCGGTCATCAGGGCGTAGAGGTCTTTTTTCACTGCTTTGAAATTGAGCTTGTTGAACTCCTCGGCGTAGTTGAAGTCCTCGCCCAGGGGGTTGCTCAGCTTGGAGTGCTGGTGGAGAACCTTGAGGTTGAGCTGATTGGGCCACCAGTCACGGTTGGAGGTGCCGCCGCCGGCAATGGGTTTTTTTTCGTGACCCGTCACCGGGCACTTGGCGTTATCGCTCATGAGGTTTCCTCCCTTAATAAACGGCATAAGACGTTGTCGGCCCGGAGCCGCCGCGGCGGCCCCAGACGATATTTCTTTTCTATGGAAAATTATTCTCCATTACGGACCCAAAAAAAAGGGCAATCCGCGTATTTTTTAGGATTTTTTTTGGCAGGCGGGGCAAAGCCCAAAGAAATCGAGCTGATGGCTGGTGATGTCGTAGCCGGAGCTCTTGGCCATCTCTTGGGCCAGGGGCTCCAGAGAGCCTATCTCCGGGTCGGCGATGGCCCCACAGCGGGTGCAGACGGCGTGGGCGTGGGGGATGGGCTTGCGGCCGTCGTAGCGGCTGCCCAGGTGGGCGAAACCCAGTTCCAAGACCTGGTCCAGGCCCTTGAGCATGGTCAGGGTCTTGTACACCGTGGCCAGGCTGGTGGTGGGGAAGTCCTGGGCCACCCGCTCGTAGATCGTCTCCACCCGGGGGTGGTCGGCGCTCTCGGCCAACACGCGCAATACAGCCAGGCGCTGGGGGGTCACCCGGTGGCCCGCCGCGCGCAGGGCGGCGGTCATATCCGCCACGCGCTGGCGGGGGTCCATGGCTGGAGCTGGCGGGGTCCTTGTCAAAAAAATCTTCTCACCGGAGAATTATTATCTATTGCCAGGATAGCCATTGACCGGATTTTGGTCAAGCGCAACCCGGCCCGCCCGGCCTAGTCCAAAAACTTGGGCGGCAGGTCGTCCTGGTTGTTCAGCTTGAGGCTGGGCACCACCATCAGGGTGGTGGTGGCGTGGGCCACCTGGCGGCCCTCGGCGTCTTGGATAACCGCCTCGCCCAGGCCCAGGCTGCGCCCCAGTTTTATGCAGCGTCCCAGGCCGATGAGCTTGCCCCTGGCCTGCACCGGGGACAGGAAGTTCACCTTGATCTCCACCGTGGTCATTCCCAGGCCCTCGTCCGCCTGGGAGTAGACCCCCCAGAAGCCGGCGGCGTCGGCCAGGGTGCAGATCACCCCGCCGTGCACCAGGCCGAAGGGCTGCATGTGCTTTTGGGCCAGGTCTATCTCCAGGCGGGCCTGGCCCCAGCTCACGTCCATGATGCGCATGGTTTGCAGATCAAAGTAGGGGCAGCCGTTCACCCCGGATTGCACCGAGGCCAGCCAGGCGGGGTTGATCTTCTTCATGCGCTTGCTCCTAGCCGGGCAGCTCCACCAGCACGCTGGGCGCGGGGGTCAGGTTGGCGGCCGGGCCCTGGGACATCACCGCCACGGTGCTCTCCAGGCCCACCGGGCCCAGGTCGCAGACGATCTTCAGCTCCAGGGCGTAGGTCTCGCCCGCGCGCACCACGGCGGGGGAGCCTTGCAGGATGTAGGGCGGCGAGCCCAGCTCCTGGCCCACCCCGTGGGCGCAGAAGCGTATCTTGCTGCCCTCGCGCCCCAGCCAGTCGTCGCTCAGGCCGTGGCGCGCCGCGATCTCCCCGGCCAGCGCGAAGAGCTCGCCGCTGATGGCGCCCGGCCTGAGGCCGTCGATGAGCGCGGCCTCGATCTCCTCCAAACAGGCGTGGGCCCGGCGCACCTGGTCCGGGGCCGGGCCGATCACGTAGGTCCGGGTCTGATCGGTCTGGTAGCCCTCCAGGCTCACCCCGAAGTCGATGTTGATGGGCACGCCCCTGACCAGCGGCTGGGGCGAGGCCCCCAGGGGGAAGGCGGGCGA
It encodes the following:
- a CDS encoding transcriptional repressor, whose product is MDPRQRVADMTAALRAAGHRVTPQRLAVLRVLAESADHPRVETIYERVAQDFPTTSLATVYKTLTMLKGLDQVLELGFAHLGSRYDGRKPIPHAHAVCTRCGAIADPEIGSLEPLAQEMAKSSGYDITSHQLDFFGLCPACQKKS
- a CDS encoding 1-acyl-sn-glycerol-3-phosphate acyltransferase — its product is MTAAKKKPFPLSLLRDLSRTMKKGLVKSAGRVDFVRLLKHISESEAGRPWLDRFSQMPEHWGKAPEIIERAAELTRAQLLEEGREVDEEALARNLESIGVRYDRQLHIYGATAVCTLMNGFFWQQDSTNCFTSPDHREIAHVELLKQYRDQGLGVVYLINHSSHLDEFLLATVMAQHDLGLPLFAAGDNMMAIKSIAKILWISSYVVRRRGADRAYMAALYNYCRAVAECGEQQGIFLEAWAGGARSRDGSLRYPRRLVTLRGALAGDKEVVIQPVACSFAAVPEDLSLAARKGAMGWVRGVGVLGTLARMVGHPRSWVWRSVQDLYGRAYLTLPRPRLLSELKEAHAVDRQGRELDEYVALTAINDIARSKKVMASQLTARGLMRARRQKRGDLVEATRSELEGLAEYHREAFGQEPDLEDFIRQNPVEKVVADGLGTLKRRAVVWPLMRDENKLPLVRSPKGLGYYATHGDRRIYSPTADQNVVVAGAGDWGFALAWHLGSHMLEAKRFLNASLTIYDPRREIVDLLAYDRSPEGRFSEQRLPKNAFVTSDRPSAFKKASEVVVATPASHLADQLGAILAHAEQGLKLVVASRGLAPGPELPVLLARRMAAQAGRNDVSIYALGGAVGPGDLIPGRTSRLVLAGPAPGRAELAELLAAPPVEVYQAPDAVGVNLAGVLARVYGLWGGFLLKTGRLARASAAGCYLADASAEAIALCRALGGSAESFSAASPAWSSAFAASGLGGSARDFGRKLGSLAKRGKELPAAAAKLEEQLTEEGNSLTAWRDLALATRLARQNGVEMPILEEAHATLVAEKAADKDK
- a CDS encoding PaaI family thioesterase; the protein is MKKINPAWLASVQSGVNGCPYFDLQTMRIMDVSWGQARLEIDLAQKHMQPFGLVHGGVICTLADAAGFWGVYSQADEGLGMTTVEIKVNFLSPVQARGKLIGLGRCIKLGRSLGLGEAVIQDAEGRQVAHATTTLMVVPSLKLNNQDDLPPKFLD
- a CDS encoding aminotransferase class IV → MSKEHIPPKLNDIQAMERLKALPRPWAADYLAMYSNWLGGIVTDPWLMSVPIDDHLVHRGDGVFEATKCVNGRIYLLERHLERLEGSAAAIHLQPPLGRRELAGLARAVVMAGGQRDCMLRIFLSRGPGGFTTNPFECPNPGLYLMVSRAHPLPEGAYEQGVNLGVSSVPAKSGFFAGVKSCNYLPNVLLKREAITRGWDFAVCLDPEGYLAEGSTENFGLVDQDDVLCLPPATHILEGTTVKRAAELATGLVEAGELKGIERCDIKVEELTAAKEVMLFGTTLDVLPVTRVDGDEVNNGLVGPVARELRRLIKKDIAENDQMSFAVWD
- the katG gene encoding catalase/peroxidase HPI, with protein sequence MSDNAKCPVTGHEKKPIAGGGTSNRDWWPNQLNLKVLHQHSKLSNPLGEDFNYAEEFNKLNFKAVKKDLYALMTDSQDWWPADWGHYGPLFIRMAWHSAGTYRMGDGRGGAGGGNQRLAPLNSWPDNVNLDKARRLLWPIKQKYGDRISWADLMILAGNCALESMGFKTFGFAGGREDLWEPEEDVYWGSEDEWLATSDKPMSRYSGDRDLENPLAAVQMGLIYVNPEGPDGNPDPVASGRDVRETFARMAMNDEETVALVAGGHTFGKCHGAGDAAHVGPEPEAAGLEEQGLGWKSSFGSGKGGDTISSGIEGAWKPNPTTFDMGYLKVLFKYDWELVKSPAGANQWLAKDVEDQDMVLDAHDPSKKRRPMMTTADLSLKFDPIYEPIARHYLTHPEEFADAFARAWFKLTHRDMGPRSRYLGPEAPQEDLLWQDPVPPVDHKLVSAKDVAALKEKILASGLSIPQLVTTAWASASTFRGSDKRGGANGARLRLLPQKNWQVNGPARLKKVLSVLEGIQQEFNDAQSGNKRVSLADLIVLGGCAAIEQAAANAGHKVKVPFAPGRTDAGQEQTDVEAFKVLEPKADGFRNYEKAKYAVSAEELLIDRAQLLTLTAPEMTVLLGGMRVLKTNFKNTKHGVFTKRPEALTNDFFVNLLDMGTVWKPVSEEAEVFEGRDRATGKLKWTGTRVDLIFGSNAQLRAVAEVYAAKGAEKKFVKDFVAAWVKVMNLDRFDLA
- a CDS encoding methyltransferase domain-containing protein, with product MVNLEAIAQSPRGLYDAVFAPIKAELILAAIKVGLFTHLENPSGSAALAERLGWEPRATSILLNGLAAGDILRKQGGLFQNSPEASRFLVPGKPTYLGDHLINTHRMVTNGLAGLPQRLQEGPPAPAEGAGPAGEVDWSAMAEGMANSARAGRAQFVLGLVRELPEFASFQKMLDLGGGPGMLCIAMVGAHPSMTGVVFDRPAMGEQARRYIEEYGLGGRIEFMGGDYMSDPIGDGYDLIWACASLNFCGERLEELMAKALKALNPGGVLAVLQEGLTHEGTKPAEMVLSMLAWQLNSDEGVNFAQGQIASAMLAAGFRSVRSRTLETVSGEMDFDVARK